DNA sequence from the Drosophila sechellia strain sech25 chromosome 3L, ASM438219v1, whole genome shotgun sequence genome:
ATTGTCCTGGGAATTCTGGAGCTGCTTAAATACCACCAGCGTGTTCTCTACATAGACATAGACGTCCATCACGGCGATGGCGTGGAGGAGGCGTTCTATACCACCGATCGTGTGATGACTGTCAGCTTCCACAAGTACGGAGAGTATTTCCCGGGCACCGGCGATCTGCGAGACATTGGCGCCGGAAAGGGGAAGTACTATGCGGTGAATATACCCCTGCGTGATGGCATGGATGATGACGCGTACGAGAGCATATTTGTGCCCATTATCAGCAAGGTGATGGAAACATTCCAGCCGGCAGCCGTGGTGCTGCAGTGTGGCGCCGATTCGCTGACTGGCGATCGGTTAGGTTGCTTCAATCTCACCGTCAAGGGTCACGGCAAATGCGTGGAGTTCGTGAAGAAGTATAACCTGCCATTCCTGATGGTCGGCGGTGGTGGTTATACCATTCGTAACGTATCCCGCTGCTGGACCTATGAGACCTCCGTGGCACTGGCCGTGGAGATAGCCAACGAACTGCCCTACAACGATTACTTCGAGTACTTTGGACCCGATTTCAAGCTGCACATAAGCCCCAGCAATATGACGAATCAGAATACATCCGAGTACCTGGAGAAGATCAAGAACCGTCTGTTTGAGAACCTGCGCATGCTGCCTCACGCTCCGGGCGTGCAAATCCAAGCGATTCCCGAGGATGCCATCAACGATGAGTCCGACGACGAGGACAAGGTCGACAAGGACGATCGCCTGCCGCAGAGCGACAAGGACAAGCGCATTGTGCCCGAGAACGAGTACTCCGATTCGGAGGATGAGGGCGAGGGCGGTCGCAGGGATAACCGGACGTACAAGGGTCAGCGGAAGCGGCCGCGTCTTGACAAGgacaccaacagcaacaaggcGTCCTCAGAGACGTCCAGCGAAATCAAGGACGAAAAGGAAAAGGGTGAGTGATTAAAGATtagtaattttaaatataatggTTCTAACTAAATCATGATGCTGTTTTCAGGCGACGGAGCTGATGGCGAGGAGTCGACGGCGTCCAATAcgaatagcaacaacaacagtaacAACAAGAGCGATAATGACGCCGGAGCGACAGCTAATGCCGGATCCGGATCGGGATCAGGTTCCGGTGCCGGGGCCAAGGGCGCCAAGGAGAACAACATTTGACGTGGCGGCCGCAATTGGTTATAGAAGCCAATTAAGCGACCGCCGAAGTACAAGCCACCGGATTTCACCTAGCGTCGTCTCATCCCCTCGCCCCCTCACCAACACGCCCCCTAGCCATGTCCAGGGCTTTTTATTCACGCCCCTCCACAAGGTCCCACTGCGATCGGCTCGGTTTTTTAGTGGGTATAATCCACAGGGGGATAAATCAGTAACCAGTGGGCGGAACATAAACTCATTGTAGGCTTaaacacaatttattttaagatCAAAGGTGTATAGCTAAGCGAAAAGTGTATGCATTCTTATTTAAGCGATCCAATGTGGCGAATAACGCAGAAACTaatttaatcaaataaaaatatttatacgtACGAAATGCCCTGGATTTTAATGGAAAATTAATTGAGCAGCTAcctttaaatttatattttatttttggagtACTGGATTTCCCTTTTATCTTGAGTAAATATACTTACGTTTCCACATTTAGGTTTCGTTTCTTTGTAACAAACAAAACGataatttttaacaatttatttgtattttaactAGGTCTAGCTAacaatttttaagttttaaactTTGAGTTCCCAAGTTGAGGACGTTGTGGCATTGGGGAAGAGGATCCACTGGGGGTTTTCCCGCCCACCAGTTGACAGTTTGTGACTAGTCTGCGAGGTTTTCCACGGATTGGAGTGGGCGGAGAACTGGAAACTGGCTGCGGTGCTAATCCAGCGATAATATCGAGTCGATGCTGGTGCGATTACTGCGCGGCTGCAGCCGCGGTCCACCCAAGTAACTAATTGGATTCGCGAACTGGCGCTGCAGCAGTGAGTTTTCCAGGAAAAGCGTCGGCGGCGGGGGTGGGCGCGTCACTTTCGAGTGATGCTGTCGCATCGGCACCAATGGGGGTTTTCCACCCGGATCCTCCGGATTTTTCGCTGGCAGGGAGAACCCATTGGCATTTGTGGCTACATCAAaggactgctgctgctgctttggaGCCTCTGTGTCATCGGGCGCTTTGTGGAGGGATTTGTGTTCCTgtggctgccgctgctgcgcTTTCTGGGGGAGATTGGGCATGAAAATGGCATCAGGACGTTGGATGGGATGCTGGATTCGGTGTGGCGTGTCGGGAAAAAACGGTGAGCGGTGGGCGTTGGGTTAGGAATTCCGGAATTTagatcaaatatttttcaggGTTTAATTCTATTTGGCTTTAGTCAAAGTGACGTTCAATGGACATGGACGGTAGTGAGGGGTTCATGTTTGCGTGTGTCCAGAGAAGAGATAaagttttataattatttaaaggcTTTGAAAGATAGAGAGAGTGGATAGCGCAGGGGGAATGACGGTTATTCAAGCTGCATTTTCAGCTGGCAAAAgtttatttcagtttttttttaacgagATTTTGGCACCTGTCGTGATTTGGCACTTTATGTTGTTAATAAATGCACTGAACTGGCATGAAGGTGTACACATAAAACATTTAGGGgactatataaataaaataagaggcATAGATGCGTTCATACACAATTAATTAGtttaaataagcaaataaaaggTGGTTTTATATACGAGTAAAGTTTAAAGTTAACTCGTTAATCAAGTTGTCTATTTAAGCaactatattttattttaataaacattCATTTATTCCCTTTTCTCTAAGTGCACGCTTTGTGTGTGCATCTCCTGTATTGCATTCCGGATGGCGGACCCCTTCCAAAATCCATTTTGCTGCCCCATAAGCCCGGCCCCAAGGCTCCGGCCAACAAAAGGCGCCACGTCAGGAGTCCGGATGGTGTCTTGGTTACACGAAACCCGCCAGTCACTTCACGGAACTTTCTATGGCAGCTCCACAACGCGTGTTCCCGATTCTGCCCTCCCTATTTTCCCGCAGCAAGGGGCGTGGCATCGCCAGTATCAGACGAAAACCAACTACAAGGCAGGCGGCCAACGCGTTTCAGTCAAGTGCAAATGTGTTGGCCATGTGAATGCATCGCTGTCGCCTCCCAATGGAGGAAGTTAGCAAAGAGGTTGCATACAGGCCTGCTAAATATCCTAGCCAGAAAATAATGAGTAATTCAAACGAaaaatttaaactaaaatACGAACTAAGAGAGCTTAAATCAAAGTTAAAGCTTGTGTACTAttagttaaataaaataaaaatcagtATAGCAAACAAATAGAATTTTGAGACACTAAGTAGATTACAACTCTCTGCCATGAGATATAGAAAAaggaatttaaaattttatttttccctgGCATTTGCGCTTTTCATACTTTTCCAATTCGCATTTGCATGGGACGACGTTTCATTTCAGTTTCATTTTCCAGCAGTTTTATTGTTCTTGGCCGAAGGTTACTGGAGGAGGCACTGGAGCAGTGGCAGCATTGCAAACAATAAGCAAAACTTGCACTTTCATCCAGCGCACTGACACTGACACACTTCCTTTAGCCCCTAggacctgccacgccccctttcgGGGCTCCTTTGGCAGGCGTATTAACATTGTTGTTTCCCCACATTTTTCATTGCTTACTTCGCGGCGCGTGCATTTCGAATATGTTTGTATTACGACGAACTTTGCCAACTCATCGCACAAAGGTGGAAAATTCCAATTTATTACCTGGGGAAATATGTTGCTATTTTATGagatattttacaaaatatttgttttattattaaacactACTTTTGAATAGCTAGAATGACGCATTCATAAAAACAATTGATATTTAATATAAGAAATTAATTTGAGAAGGACAAATTTTATCATTGAAAAATgtgatatatatttaaaatgaaattaatgtTTATAGTTCAAAATGCATTGccttatttttaatttccctTTATGTACTAACTCatatgtattatattttaaCGAACGCACACAAATATATGGACATTCATTTTGGAAGGGTGGCGgtggaaatatatatttattacacATGTTGAACAATGTAAGCACAAGTTTTGCCGGTCATTTGGTCGATGGTCAACAAGCAAATGCCTTGTTAACCATTATGGGCCATGTTTTAATGTGGCAACACACAagcgacaacaacaagaacgAAAAACGACAATAACTTTTCGCATTAAATGAATGCCAAGTGGCACTGAGACACACTGGGGCAGCGGAAAAGAGATGGAAAGTTCGGGAAAATATGGGGAAAAGCGAAAGAGCCGAAACAAAGCAAAGAAAAAGTTTGCTTTTTCAACTTTTCAACGCGgaaattaataacaaattgCTTTAAGCCAGCATGACGATTACGTTCAGGCAGAGCTTTCAGTGGTggcattttttaaaattttttataaacagtttataaatttgaaatatattaattCGAGAACTTAATACCCAAATCTATTTTccgtattttgtttaaaattgtttaaaattaaattatttatcagATTTAACATTTGAATACTTTTTATCAATgctattaatatattttagcTTTTTAATGATTAATAATGTCATCTCTATCCGCTCGATTGTTGCAAAAAAAAGTATGTAAACACGCGTATATCCTTGCGCATATCCTGATTTTTCGTGACCACGCCTTGAGCTCAGCATggccaccaaaaaaaaaaagtttttccaGCACAATAAACACTTCATTGCGCACTTGAGTTAATTTGTCAAGAAGGCCAGACGCATATGTTGAAATTATTGTAAAAGTTTCGAGTGCCAGCGAAAGATGTTGCTGCTCCTGATGGGTTTTCATTAGGCACAGTGAACTGGAAAGCGAAattttcttctattttccaaatttaCAATAGCAATTGTTGTAGAAAATGAATAATGCATGCTGTTAAAGTTTAATGAAAATGCACGAAAAAGGAAACGCCGCAGATTCGCCACCAATggaaacaaacaaattgctAGTAGACACACAAAAAGACGCaaaaaagttggccaaaaagtaaTAATTACAGCTAGCTgccaaaaaataagaaaatctgTACCTGTACCCATTTTCCGTGTTTCCTTTTCTGGAATTAAAATAAGGATTTTTCTGAATTctaagaaattatttaaattcatgTTTAATTGCATAATCAAAACGTATGTACTTATAAATGTGTTAAGCTCTCGAAATTGTTTTCCCAGAGCTTATAATATCGAAGCTATTAttactttgaaaatatttttacaataaatttctaaattcaaatttaacgCGTCAAAAAATGTTGATACCTATATAATAAGGAACTTAAAAAAGAGTTTATTTTTGTGCAACTATTTGGCAGCagccataaaataaatttgtggaaaattgcGAAAAACGCACAGCTGCGGAGGGGCGAAAACCCTTCGGACTCCTTGGTGTCCTGCTTTGTTTTACGCTTCCCTTTAGATGAGCTCCACTCTCGTCGCCATTGTCCTTCGTTCTTCGTCCTGTGTACCCCCCTTCGTCCTGGCTCCTGCTGTTCAATAAAGTGTAATTCGTGCGCCACTTTCATGTGCATTCATTTGTCGCACCACTCACAGACACAGCACTCACACCATCGCAGCAAACAGCACTCCGttgcacgcacacacgcacacacacattgtgCTTGGCGTacatggcgtatgagtgacatttaattaaaatttatgtaGTCTAAAAAGGCAAGCATTTTTCTACAACCCCTTTGGCCtgttcaaatttatgcaacgcCCCATTTTGTTTGAGTTGTATTAAATGTTCGCAGTTTCGCCGACCGGGTTTTTTGGTAATCATgtgcaaatttgtttttacaCCCATTACAAGTGCAGGTCGACGCCGACACTTTGCTCTCTGACAATTACGACTGGGCGAATACGTATAcataatcaaatatttaaatgggAAATTGCACTTTTGCCGGGGCAAAGATAAGATGTGAATGTGAGGCGCATTTGCCCCGTCACTTTGGCTTTCACAAATGACTGaagtttaatttaagttttagCTTGGGTAAACTCTATCTTTTCGAGTGGATCTCAGATATTCTTTATTGTAAATGGGTAAGTTCGTTTACTTAAAGTGGAAAGCGGTATATTTATGAATTCAAAGGATGTTTCTTAGAAGGAATATGTTTTCACTTTGCTCCATTTATCCTCAATTAAAGCTTTTGCAATTTTCAAAGTGTTTTATtgtcttaataatatttataaatgtaaaaatCACTTTTGCTGTTCTTATACTAAATAACATTGTTaataatttcacttttggTCCTTGGCCTGCTGTTTCTTCTTGCTTAACATCAGTTGATGGATGTGCATGCGTCGATAGTAAAGATTTCTTTGCAGATTCTTCTTGAAGAGCGTCTCCCTGGCCAGAATCTCCAGATCCTCgaagctgcattgccgtataTTTTGCTTGGTTTGAGCTATCAGCTCGCTGGTCAGGTGAATTTTGGTGACTGAAACCCGAGAGACATGGAGTTTTCTTCTCCTCAGCTCTTCGCGGTGCAAAAACATTGCGTATGCGGCGGTGGGTGACTTTGGTGATGAATCCACCGAGTTCTGGGTAGGATTCTCCTTGCAGTTATCCCTAACTTCCTTGTTTTGCTCTATGAGACACATCTTGACCGTGTGGTTGCTTGACTCCGTTTGCTGGTTGCATCAGAGTGGCCGGCTTATTTTATATGCAATCTTTTTTCCTGACCTGCCCATTCATAAGACCCACGGCCGCAGGTCAATCGGTTTCCCAGAACGAAAACTGACCTGAATGCACTGTTTTTTTTCGGCACTAATTTTTTTACAGCCAGCGGGTGGTGGTggattaaaaaaatgtaatcCCATTCATTACCTAAAAAGTGTCGTAAAGTTCTCGGGAGTAGCGAAAAAATACACCTTCGTTGGACTCATGGTCGCTAATCCGGATATATAACCGGATTAAGTCAAACTAAAATGTTTATGAGTCGAGCGCCTCTTCCATGGAGTTCTCTCATGCTCTAGCTCGTCCTGGTTTTTGCGGTCTCATCGAATGCTGTGCTTGTGTTTGGTTTACGTGTTGCTAATCCTTTGGCCGGCATGTCCTGGCAATTAGCGTCATAATGAAGCGACAGCTGAGATCCACGGCCTTTATTTTCTGGAAAATTCACAGCGAAGGGGGTGAAAACCAGACATTCGAAGAGGAGCTGTAGTTCGGCTGGAGGCCAGGCCAAATGACCAGCTGACCCAATTTGTAAACATCCAAGCCAAATATTTGACTTTGATCGCCGGCCAGAACCGCAACTTCTTTATTATTCATCAGATGGACAGTGGAACGGAATGCATTTTGTTTGAACGAAATGCTTGTAAATATAGTCCACTTAATCCATGCTAtatatattaaacatttttaagtgGCTTAAGCAAATTCTATAAGTTCTTCAAACCAGAGTAGCCTGCCACATTTGATATCTGTTTGCATCCGATTCATTCCACTGTGCCTCCGCAATGTTgttttttcataaatttatgcTTCGGGCCAAAAGGGCGATAAAAACTCATTACATTGACTTGCctgctgttgatgttgttgccACTTTGATGGGGCAGCCACTGCTTATTCCATCGCATTTTCCACCCAAAATATTTGAGAGCTCATTTTTTGGGTTTCATCATCGAGAAAAAAGGTTTTCTGGCCAACCCAAACCTCGTTTCTATGTGCGAAAATCACAACATTTTAATCTCATAATCTGAATTTATGTGCAGACTCAATTTCGTTATACTTAACGACATTTTATGCGGTTATTTTATGCAGTCAGGAGCCGAAACTGAAGGAGTCCCAGACTGGCTATACAAGCTCCCCTTTTTCACACCAACACCCTTTGCGGTTCagcactcaaaaaaataagGGGTAACTATTTAAGGAGTTCTAGTTAAGCGTCAAGCATAGCTTTAAGTATTAGGTGAAAAATTCGGAAGGTAAATAGTTTCAGATTTAGTTATTTTAGTTAGTAGCAGTTCAATATCCATATTAGTCGACcttttaaatacaattttttcttgcagtgcacaCTTTAAGTAGATCATATGAGGGAGCCGGTGCATGTGAGTCTGAGCTTCTATGAGTACTTGAGATTTTCTATGGTCGCACAAAACACATTAGTTAAAAGTACTGACCAACAAAGCCACTAACAAGCTGTTGGTAACCGTCCCCTATGAAATCTCCACCTCTCACCCCCATCCCCCCGTAATATACActattttccccatttttccCCCACACATATTGAAGTGCCATTATGTGAGCTTCACTTTTTCCATCCTTTCCGACTCCATAGCTCCTTGTTGTTGTATCAATCTCGACGACGCCcttcttttttgttgttgtcgctgtcAGCATTTTTGCTGTGCgaaagttttttaataaacGCATTTAAATGAATTGATGTATGGGCGAGTTATTCTGCGTAATTTCTCATCATTTAACATGAATGAAGTTAAAGTTGTGTTCTCATTTCCTGGCCGAAGAACTTTTATTACATTCGTATATCACACAGTACAGAATGGAATttacaaaaaccaaaaaacaaaaagttgtgCACTTCTTAAAACTTAATGGAGGCAACTTTGCGTTGCAGCAAAGTTAATTTTGTGCTTAAATCTAAAAAGGTATCAATTTACATGTAAGTTTATGAGTTTGAAGAGGTTATTGCTAAGTGTGCACTTGAATTAACTACAccaaaattacaaaataactgctaaacaaatagcatattaacaatTACAAAAGATTCCAAAGCTTGCTTAAATTTATTAGATGGTATGAAGCATATTTCCCACTAATTAATAGTTTGGATTTCTATAGTACGAAATCCTTTTGTCCTTCTTCAAATGTATTTAAGTCAAAGTCTTAAATTCTTTGCCAGTTTCGAATAAAGTTGTTGCAACATTTGATGCAAAAAGTTTATGTCATTCTGTATTTTTTGAGGAATATTCAAGTCGATGGGCAGACAGTTTTCTTTATACACAGCAATCCAAAGACTTGCCTcttttcaatttataatatttgttttgccTTTGTCTCTGTCGCACTTTTGACTCGcttttatttatacaaattgcttttgtttttctggctCTTTCGCTTGCTGCCTTTGTGCCTTGTTGGTTTTGGccggtttctttttttgttttcttgccATCAATTCGGctaaatatttatgcttttatacatattttcagGAGCCATTTTGGCATTCGTCTCGCTGCCACAGTTTTTTGCGACAGTTTCCCAGCTTCAATtcctggtggtggtggcccGTCTATTGACGCCATGGTATCCATTTTGCTTGCCGCCCGCTTTgcgatttccatttccattgctgttgccgctgctgtttttggccaaatccaCATCCGTTTCGGCCACGATTGGCGGCCCCCAAGAAACTTGTCGCCGCACTGTGGCCGGTCCAACTGCAGTTGCTCCTCCGGCTGCACCACTTCCTCCTGGCTTCCTCCGCTTGGAGCTCGACTGCTGCTGGAGTCCAACTCCTCGTTGAGACAGTTGTCGTTGCGGCGGCAGCTGCTTTTGCatttcatgttgctgctgtcaaAGTGCACAAATGTTTCGTATTgctttttattaaaaactttttcgaCTCTTCCATCTCGGGTTGGTGTTttagttatatattttaatatttcgcATGCAGCTCTTGACTTGATAGATACATTCCTCTTAAAAAATACTGTGTGATTAGTTTTGTTCATGCCATTCGTTGCTgggttttattgaattttttctttttttttgttaattaacATGCGCGCAGAAGATTCGTAAAGCTCACTTGTTAGTTATGcgatatttgcatatttgatgCTGGAGcaatcaattgaaattcaccaatttttcaatttaccCTTTCAGACAAGGtaggaaaaaaaatattaccaGAATTATGGACTCATTCAAGAGTGAAATTTGAGTCGCAGCCCCCAAAAGCCAAGCTCATTTTGTTTTACCGCCGTTGTTCGTTTTTAAAGTCATTGTTTTGTGCTTGAAAAGCAGAGTGAAAGCAATGAATTTGCTTCTTAACCAGtcaatacaattttaattgcagcGAAATTTCACTTCAAATCCTATCGACTGTTATAAAATTCCAAACATTTCATGTTTTCTCggcttaaaaataattaatgagCACAATAAATCAGTTGAAATTTTTCTATCCTTGACACCGCAAACCATCATCTCTAATCACCGACTttttccaatttatttattaaattgtgGTCTGCGTTTAATTTACACATCATTAGCTCAGTTTGACTTCTTTGCCTTCATTAAGATTTATATGAAACTTGAGAAAACACGGGAAAATCTGTGTGATGGCCCCAACATGTGGATGTGGGTGCTTTTTGGGCATGTCGAAcactttgttgcttttgcttgctgctgctgcattttgTGGGGGCTTGGGTTTCGTTTTTGCATTCTAAGCTCGTAATGAGTTTCACCGCAGCATTGTGGTAGCTGCAAAGTTAAGTGCGTGCTGCGTTTGCGGCAGGCCAAAATGAACAGCGGCCAGAGGAGCGGTGGGCGGAACTGCTGGAAAATCTGGAAAAGCGTGCAAGAAACGGAGCagaagtagcagcagcagcgcttGCAACGCAAGATGAAAGAAAAGCGCAAAGTCGCCCACAAacatttttgaataaaaagaaatttgGCATGCATGACAGGAGCAACCTCAGTGGAATCAGCACGAGGAGGAGCATGAGCCACAGCCACCAGCTGATGCACTTGCACTTTTTGGGGCTGCTTAAACAAAAGATGCAGCTTCCAGCTTCGATTTTCACTACAGTGAAGCCAACTCAACAAGCACccataaattcaaaattaaaaacatttcattATTGAAGCTGGAGACTACACAAAAAGATAATGAATATTATCATATGAATCTTCATAAATTTATAGACAAATTAATGTATTAAGTTGTTACTTGATTAATTAGTTCatatttgttttttcattGCTGATTACAAATTAATTACGTTTAAATTTGTATAACAAATtcaataaaacataatatatGATTAACTACAGAGAAAAATACACTCATTGCTATAAATTACCTAATTattcaattaatatttttctaattGCTTGtgaattaattataaattaattatgcacAAGTTTATATCACAGCAAGAGATATTGGCAAAAGAACGCCCATcagaaataatatttcaaaagGCGTAATTAATGAAATGAACTTTTTGATGTCAAAGTTATTAAACCATAAAGACGCTTTTCGGATAACCCACTGTACCAACTCCTTCAAGGAGCAGACAGCCAACGCTCACTCCTTTTGGATGGCGAAACTTTTTGATTTTGAGGCAGGAAAAAAGTTTTGAGTGCGCTTCAATTTCGGTTGCTTTGCAATCAGGCTTGCGCGTAGACGCCGCAAGTCAAGTGGAAATGTGGAAAGTGGAAACCGGCGCGGAAACGGCGGGAAAATGTGGGCCGCCTTGGGCGGCAGACAACGCCGCACGCACTTTGCGCTTTGCACAACTTTCGCCATTTTTCGGGTgtcaccaaaaaaaaaaaaaacgccatGGGAAAATAGAGAAGGAAAATCGTAGGAAAATTCATAGCCCGATTTGAATGTGCAGCGATTGTTTCCGGGAAAGTGCcggaaaaaattcaatttggctGCAGCTTAAGCTCAGACAAAGTACACGCTAAGTAAGCTCAAAAGTAACATGCAACCCCCTCGATAGACACTTTTCCAGCTAAAACTACATGAAAGCCAATAAGTTCAATATTTTGCTTTTCCAATTTCCTCATCGAGAAACCTCTGGAAAACCAGGGGCGACGGAATAGGGACTTCGAACTTCGGtgaaagtttgtttttgggcGTGCCGAAAAGTCGATGCAAAAGTTGAAAGTTCTTGCTGCGTTTGTTGCTTAGTTGAAGGTTTTGTCTTaagttttttggccaaaagagtTTCTGGTCACCGCCATGCATATACAATCCATATAAATCATGGTCAGGCACTTGATAAGCAAGAAGCCCGACTTGCCCCATCATGCTGCCATAAATTGTGGCCTGCAACAATTGTTATTCTTGTGACCAAAGTTCATTGGTAAAAAGCATGATTTTCCAAGCAGGAATTTCCTCGGTTTTTTTCCTCGACGCATACTCATTTGGGAAACGTCTTTTTAACAAAGCATCAAGGGCATTACtcgcaccacccaccacccccaAATGCAGTTCAATTTAGTTTTGTT
Encoded proteins:
- the LOC6610808 gene encoding histone deacetylase HDAC1, with translation MQSHSKKRVCYYYDSDIGNYYYGQGHPMKPHRIRMTHNLLLNYGLYRKMEIYRPHKATADEMTKFHSDEYVRFLRSIRPDNMSEYNKQMQRFNVGEDCPVFDGLYEFCQLSAGGSVAAAVKLNKQASEICINWGGGLHHAKKSEASGFCYVNDIVLGILELLKYHQRVLYIDIDVHHGDGVEEAFYTTDRVMTVSFHKYGEYFPGTGDLRDIGAGKGKYYAVNIPLRDGMDDDAYESIFVPIISKVMETFQPAAVVLQCGADSLTGDRLGCFNLTVKGHGKCVEFVKKYNLPFLMVGGGGYTIRNVSRCWTYETSVALAVEIANELPYNDYFEYFGPDFKLHISPSNMTNQNTSEYLEKIKNRLFENLRMLPHAPGVQIQAIPEDAINDESDDEDKVDKDDRLPQSDKDKRIVPENEYSDSEDEGEGGRRDNRTYKGQRKRPRLDKDTNSNKASSETSSEIKDEKEKGDGADGEESTASNTNSNNNSNNKSDNDAGATANAGSGSGSGSGAGAKGAKENNI
- the LOC6610810 gene encoding uncharacterized protein LOC6610810, yielding MCLIEQNKEVRDNCKENPTQNSVDSSPKSPTAAYAMFLHREELRRRKLHVSRVSVTKIHLTSELIAQTKQNIRQCSFEDLEILARETLFKKNLQRNLYYRRMHIHQLMLSKKKQQAKDQK